The sequence tatttttaatttaattttgatttttttaaaaggcaacattatgccaggatgactgtgccgtattgctgtctgtagattccttcatgcacaaaaaaaaaaaacggatcaccACTTTTTTTACGtccttacgtaatgacgtcatttctatcataccggcggatgaaaatacatttaaacacattcatgtaaagtatttgtaatcaaaacttagtaaagcaataattattattgtaatcatcatcatcttgggtacatttttaattaatgttttgcaaaagcactcaatacagccactgtcgtgcaaacactgttttacacagattaaataaacttacattgacataacataaacttaaacaaatccttggttcacccgtgctcatatattatcagcatccgttttccgagagaaacagcagccgtcccactccgagagaaagaGTTCTGTTCAAGACGATGCTATCACGcatgcagtatctcagctcacccgttctcacagcaaaacatgactcagttcaatgaactgttggagttacaacatatacttcaagatattagtttatttctagtctgagggactgtcactcatgtcagaaagtgagtaactatagtaacttgtgagatcagcgctgatttgagatgcgaactgtttagaacgattcagtccgatttgggtaactggttcgaccggatcactaaaaagatccggttaaaaagaacgattcgttcgcgaaccggacatccagcggctattgtttagggttcttgccaccacgagacaaatcggcattgcaaattgaacatatagctcgacttgaattgccttcctgtgactgaaagtactgccaaacaacacattttctgttcacaTTTTAAGTTCCATTTTCACTCTCTCACAGCCTACTGCATTCGAACAGTCCACCTATAAAACACGTTGCCATAATCAACCGCGGCATCATGTTCGACCAGTATCGCGCAGTGCAAACGGGTTCGGTTTGGTGGGAAAAAATTCGAAGGTTTGGCCGAATCCGAACCCGAATCCTGGATTCAGTGCATCCCTAGCcctaatataatatatacacacatgcatatattgtatgtgtgtgtgtgtatatgtatatatatatatatatatatatatatatatatatatatatatatatatataaagcaatTGTAACCAGGACACATACCGAGATTTccgcttttattttattttggtcctagtattatttttttattaaccaTTAAAACACCAAAGATGCTTGAATATACtatgttttattagacaagGGAGCAGCTGTTTGTATACATTTATAGATAACCTTATTATTGTACAGTAATACAGCATTTTCTCCATCatacaatgttttaaaaattaatTGCATGCCATTTAGCAACAGCATGTTTTAATGATATTCTAATCATATGGATTTATTTTATGATCTCCTTTTATAAATGTTGTGAACTGTCAAAGCTTTGGGTGACTAgattttcaatggagggacgTAAATCTCTTCGAtttcataaatatatatgtttcGGAAATTAATTAAAGTCTGGATTTGACATGAGCTGAGTAAATTGATAACTGAAttctcattttttttataaactatCCCTATAACATGATTACTCTAAACTAATTTGTCAATGCTCTTTAAACAGAAAAGACAACTGAAGCGAAGATGATGAAAGCAGGGGGAACAGAGATTGGAAAGACCCTTGCTGAGAAGAGCAGAGGTCTCTTCAGTGCAAACGACTGGCAGTGCAAAACGTGGGTATTGCTATAAATGTCTTAATTGCACTTCTAATGTGCATATTAGATGTGATATTAAAAGAAACCATTACTTCCAACTGCTTCATATTTTACTTGTCATTTGAACCCCACACTGTTCAATCTGCTTAATGAAGCAGAATAAATGTACACAGTGTATGAATGAATGGGAAACATTTTCAAGTGAACTAAGTGAAAATTGCCACATACTTGGTTTCAGCTTGGCTTTATTGCTTTATCTCCATATATAGGTTATAGATGTATAGATATTATATTCTTATAGATCAGTGTTGACCAGAATTTGACCAGATAGCTTTTGTACTCTAAACTAAGGTCTCATCGTTGTCGAATGCCAAACAGCCTGTGACCTAATGTGTAAACATGGGAAGCATGCTAGTCAGAttggatttaaactttgtcagcTGAAGACCCAATATTGATTTCATATACCAAGCCCAATGTTCTCTTACCATTACTAATTTCTTAGGGCTCTCAGTCTCAGCGTTCAATGTGGTCTTGCAGCTATCAGAACAGAAACTAAAGGTGCTTCTCTCCGCATGTTTTTCCCGTCGTCTCCGGGCACGTTCATGTGTAATTGGGCAAACTCATTTCGTCCATAGAGCCCGTAGGCCTTCCACTTTaggaagtggttgaaagtggacaaaagagaccgcttaaaacaccaggtgtaaacgagAACGTGTCTCCCTCTTCTACTTGTGATTAGATTGACCAAAATGCATCTAAATACCTGGTGTAAACAAGGCCAAATTCTTCAGGATCACTTAGCAATTACTGGCAGGTGTGTATGATTTGCCATGGAGCTAAACTTTACAGGACCGTTGCCCTCCAGGACCAGAAATTGTTGGCTTATCTTTCCAAATATTGCACCATAAGCTATTTGAGACAAGATTACCTTctctttttttcatatttttttcatgATGAAAAGGACATCCACACTTGTAAATAACCAAAGGACTGTCTTCTGATACTGTTGCTTGTAGTTTTGCAACCCTTGTTATtcaaagttatttatttttgagcTTCTTCATGTTTGTTTAAATCTAGGTGTGGCAATGTAAACTGGGCCAGAAGATCAGAGTGTAACATGTGTAACACTCCTAAATATGCTAAACTGGAGGAAAGGACAGGTATGTGTTGTCAGTTCTAAATAGAATGCTGCTGTACTTTTTTGCCATAAtttttgtttaatgtcaaatgCTTGATGCATGTCTCTAACAGGATATGGTGGAGGATTTAATGAGAGAGAGAATTTGGTGTACAATGAGCGAGAGGAGTCTGATGGCGAGTATGATGAGGTCAGtgggtatttttatttttcagtctACAGAGACAAGTTCTTATTAATAAAGAACAGGTGTATTTAATTTGCATAGAGCATTTCATAATACATATTAGGGGAGTAACGGTTAGGGCTGTCAACCAATAATCTAAATTCGAATGTATATTcgaatcgtttaaaaaataataatttcgaaggtgaaaattaatattcgaataaaaaaaaagtggaaaaaaacacCTGCGTTAGTAGAGGCGTGGTTGTCTGCCTTGCGAGTGGGGCGCGCTAGCGCTCCTGAGGGTTGAAAGTTGGCACAGCTGAAAGTTGACGTGTCTTGCATGGAAGTCGGCCcatgtaagatacagttagcataccatgcctcattttatttaacatttaaacagaaacattactaaagtgtaggctactgtactgactgaatagatattgcatgaataaaggataacTGCATTGCTTCCACTGGTTTGATTATTTACCGTTTCATGTCAAGGAAAAGTTCCATGTTTACCACAGCACAACTCGCTCGGAGCGTTCATTATGCTGTAAaacttaaattattatttgtttcaatcactgaatgaagcctgctatttTTGGCGAGGGAGAGTGAGGTCTGCGGTCTTGGCTTTTAGttgatttacttgtttttgtttaGATATGttgtcaaatatatttattaacttaaatagactacctatacaatagttatgtctctttgtattaatttgtcctgttattggCGTAATGCGTGTCATTGACAAAATGCGAAAAACAATAGatcaaatagattttttttttttttttgatggaaTATTTGAACatcaattttgacagccctagtaatGGTACAGGAAACTGACGGTTCGGTATGCACCTCTGTCTGTCCtttaaattaattcaattataactaAAAGTTTATTAAAGATAATCCTGTAAACTATAGGGAGCCCTTACTTCCACATTactataatattaaaggttaacaACAGCCTAAACTATTAGACTAAATTCAGTTGCTATGTATTTTTAGATATTAAAAACAACACTCAATTAACACATTGTATGCAAACATGTAAACTTCATATAAGACAGTTTTTCTATTAATTTCTAAAGCtatttataaaagtttttttactcttattcattgttgaaatataatcatttatacaCAGTGGCTATCATTTTCATGAcctatttatttaaagaaacattAAATATTCAAGACGTCACACAGGTTAAGTAgagtataataaatatatagactaatGTAGTGCATATATTTAGTGAAAGAGTTAATTTCTCTAGTGCTCTCACAGCTGTGGACTGTGCACTGAATGAATTGCCTGAGGTAAATATAATGCTGTGACATTGTTTACAAGTTGTTTTATTGACATCTTTTCACTGTTGAAACAGTGCGATTACACAACATATGATACGtttcagtaagttgtaatgtatcctcaaCGTGCCTTTAGATGTTGATTCATTTTATTCTTTGACTAGAAAGAGATGATGGCTTTCACTCTCGTGCCGCGCTACCACTGGAGCTGATGCCCCTATACAGGGATCAGTCACCTGATTAAAGAGCGTCAAAACGTCGTTCATCGTTTGAATTTCGCGATAAACTAGCCTGAAtactttgtgtttgtgttggaTCTTGGATTAAAGTATGTTCTACTCGTAACTGTTAAATATTGCATTTGGTACTGTTCAGCACACTTCAGTACACTGTACCGAAACAGTTCGGTATGAATAcatgtaccgttacaccccaaTGCATAGCATTTGCCAAATGCAAAATGAAACttgaattttaaaaataattttgttggTCTTCTGGACAGTTTGGACGCATAAAAAAGAAGTTTCGTGGGAAAAGCAAGAAGGACACCGAAAAGAAAGAGGAACCAAAAAAAGAAGATAATAATAACGAGGATGGtgatgaagaggaggaagatgaagatgaaggaGATCTTTCAAAATACAAACTTGATGTAAGAGTTTTTTTCTGTTGGTCTGTGTTACGGGTCTGTGTTAATCATGCTTTTTGAAACGATTGTTATTAGCTTGTATTCTACACTATTAGTTTAATCACTTGTAAAAGGATTGCAGTCATAAAGATAGGATTTGAAAAACAAATCATAATAGGGCGCAGTGTGAACACATCCTTTGAGCTTTAGCAGATTTTTGAACCTACTGTCATAGTTTTTGATGTGCTTTTGATTTTTACCTTGTAAGGATGATGACGATGAAGAAGATGAGGCAGATTTGTCCAAGTATGATTTGGATGCTAGTGATGAGAAGAAAGGGAGTCCCTCTGGCTCCTCGCGCTCATCTTCTCGCTCGTCCAGTTCAAGTTCCCGGTCTAGGTCCAGGTAAAAGGGTACAGGTCAAGGGTAACTCCA is a genomic window of Pseudorasbora parva isolate DD20220531a chromosome 12, ASM2467924v1, whole genome shotgun sequence containing:
- the zranb2 gene encoding zinc finger Ran-binding domain-containing protein 2 isoform X1, whose product is MSPYVCGYLHVSSHTAMALRCGNVNFARRTSCNRCGREKTTEAKMMKAGGTEIGKTLAEKSRGLFSANDWQCKTCGNVNWARRSECNMCNTPKYAKLEERTGYGGGFNERENLVYNEREESDGEYDEFGRIKKKFRGKSKKDTEKKEEPKKEDNNNEDGDEEEEDEDEGDLSKYKLDDDDDEEDEADLSKYDLDASDEKKGSPSGSSRSSSRSSSSSSRSRSRSRSRSSSSSRSRSRSRSRSKSRSSSGSGKGSASSKKRSLSPSSSPEGGQKRSRSRSSSGGRKKRRTRSHSSERFGVTHGVLDTRRPSALYTGLSANTVLE
- the zranb2 gene encoding zinc finger Ran-binding domain-containing protein 2 isoform X4, producing MSGKSFRVSDGDWICPDKKCGNVNFARRTSCNRCGREKTTEAKMMKAGGTEIGKTLAEKSRGLFSANDWQCKTCGNVNWARRSECNMCNTPKYAKLEERTGYGGGFNERENLVYNEREESDGEYDEFGRIKKKFRGKSKKDTEKKEEPKKEDNNNEDGDEEEEDEDEGDLSKYKLDDDDDEEDEADLSKYDLDASDEKKGSPSGSSRSSSRSSSSSSRSRSRSRSRSSSSSRSRSRSRSRSKSRSSSGSGKGSASSKKRSLSPSSSPEGGQKRSRSRSSSGGRKKRRTRSHSSERRRGSSGSSHSGSSSKQK
- the zranb2 gene encoding zinc finger Ran-binding domain-containing protein 2 isoform X2 produces the protein MSGKSFRVSDGDWICPDKKCGNVNFARRTSCNRCGREKTTEAKMMKAGGTEIGKTLAEKSRGLFSANDWQCKTCGNVNWARRSECNMCNTPKYAKLEERTGYGGGFNERENLVYNEREESDGEYDEFGRIKKKFRGKSKKDTEKKEEPKKEDNNNEDGDEEEEDEDEGDLSKYKLDDDDDEEDEADLSKYDLDASDEKKGSPSGSSRSSSRSSSSSSRSRSRSRSRSSSSSRSRSRSRSRSKSRSSSGSGKGSASSKKRSLSPSSSPEGGQKRSRSRSSSGGRKKRRTRSHSSERFGVTHGVLDTRRPSALYTGLSANTVLE
- the zranb2 gene encoding zinc finger Ran-binding domain-containing protein 2 isoform X3, with the protein product MSPYVCGYLHVSSHTAMALRCGNVNFARRTSCNRCGREKTTEAKMMKAGGTEIGKTLAEKSRGLFSANDWQCKTCGNVNWARRSECNMCNTPKYAKLEERTGYGGGFNERENLVYNEREESDGEYDEFGRIKKKFRGKSKKDTEKKEEPKKEDNNNEDGDEEEEDEDEGDLSKYKLDDDDDEEDEADLSKYDLDASDEKKGSPSGSSRSSSRSSSSSSRSRSRSRSRSSSSSRSRSRSRSRSKSRSSSGSGKGSASSKKRSLSPSSSPEGGQKRSRSRSSSGGRKKRRTRSHSSERRRGSSGSSHSGSSSKQK